From the Lolium rigidum isolate FL_2022 chromosome 2, APGP_CSIRO_Lrig_0.1, whole genome shotgun sequence genome, one window contains:
- the LOC124689958 gene encoding mitochondrial carrier protein CoAc2-like, with protein sequence MAPSRRLPLAVDTDSQERSLMKKRHFPRGRRKPLTYGPRPAHGAHTFPFVSLSRPPWRPSLPLLASSASAQFARAPPGSHRRSSPATARGSGGRADGPGGGVMEAAERGGGGGGGALPLAVRELIAGGVAGGVAKSAVAPLERVKILLQTRRAEFRGSGLVGSFRTIYRTEGPLGFYRGNGASVARIVPYAALHYMAYEEYRRWIILGFPNVEQGPILDLVAGSIAGGTAVICTYPLDLVRTKLAYQIKGAVNLGLRESKPSEQVYKGIRDCVKTIYKQNGLKGLYRGMAPSLYGIFPYSGLKFYFYEKMKTHVPEEHRKDITPKLACGSVAGLLGQTITYPLDVVRRQMQVQAFSSSNLVNGKGTFGSLVMIAKHQGWKQLFSGLSINYLKVVPSVAIGFTVYDSMKDWLSVPSREKAAVVVPVLTEDGSNATPVHSS encoded by the exons atggcgccatccaggcgacTTCCCCTCGCTGTTGACACCGAcagccaagagagatcgctcatg aAAAAGAGGCACTTTCCACGTGGTCGACGGAAGCCACTGACATATGGGCCCCGCCCTGCACACGGAGCGCACACATTCCCTttcgtctctctctctcgtccGCCTTGGCGGCCTTCGCTTCCCCTCCTCGCCTCCTCTGCTTCCGCCCAATTCGCGCGCGCGCCTCCGGGCTCCCACCGCCGCTCCTCACCCGCCACCGCTCGAGGCAGCGGGGGACGGGCGGACGGCCCAGGCGGAGGCGTAATGGAGGCGGcggagagaggcggcggcggcgggggcggggcgcTGCCGCTCGCCGTGCGGGAGCTCATCGCCGGCGGGGTCGCCGGGGGCGTCGCCAAGTCCGCCGTCGCGCCGCTCGAGCGCGTCAAGATCCTCCTCCAG ACTAGAAGAGCGGAGTTCCGTGGTTCTGGATTGGTTGGATCCTTTCGGACAATCTATCGGACAGAAGGCCCTTTAGGGTTTTACAG GGGAAATGGTGCCAGCGTTGCTAGGATTGTTCCTTATGCAGCTTTGCATTACATGGCCTATGAAGAGTATCGACGATGGATCATTCTTGGTTTTCCTAATGTTGAACAAGGACCTATTCTTGATCTAGTGGCCGGATCAATTGCTGGAGGAACAGCAGTTATATGCACATATCCTCTTGATCTTGTTCGCACAAAGTTGGCTTATCAG ATCAAAGGTGCAGTGAACCTCGGTTTAAGAGAATCTAAGCCCTCTGAACAGGTTTATAAAGGGATCCGTGATTGTGTGAAAACAATATATAAGCAAAATGGCTTGAAAGGCCTATACCGTGGCATGG CTCCATCATTATATGGAATCTTTCCTTATTCCGGTCTTAAGTTCTATTTCTATGAAAAGATGAAGACCCATGTTCCTGAAGAGCACAGAAAAGATATAACACCAAAACTTGCTTGTGGATCAGTTGCTGGTTTGTTAGGACAAACAATAACATATCCCCTTGATGTTGTTAGACGGCAAATGCAG GTGCAGGCGTTTTCATCATCCAACCTTGTGAATGGAAAAGGAACATTTGGAAGTCTTGTTATGATAGCGAAACATCAAGGTTGGAAGCAACTGTTTTCAGGACTTTCTATCAACTATTTGAAG GTTGTCCCATCAGTAGCCATAGGATTTACTGTTTACGACTCAATGAAGGATTGGCTCAGTGTTCCATCTAGAGAGAAAGCAGCTGTGGTTGTCCCCGTGCTGACAGAAGACGGAAGTAATGCTACCCCTGTTCACTCCAGTTAG